From the Candidatus Binatia bacterium genome, the window CAAGCATACGGCTATGCGTCACATGCCCGTGACGCTTCGCCGGCGGCGCCTGAAATGACCCTCTGCCGTTCGGATTCAGTGGATTGACAGAGCCACCCGCTGCTCGTCTTGCCCGCGTGCCCACTCGACGGAGAAGCGATCGAGAAGCTTGCGCCAGACGTCGGACGGCGTCGTGTCGAAGATGGCTGCGGCATCGGCAGGGGCTACGAGCCAGTCGCCTCGGCCGATTTCTTGGTCGAGTTGCCCTGGACCCCACCCGGCGTAGCCCACGTACGCACGCAGCCGCTCCGTCTTCCCGGCCTGGCCCACTACCTCGCGTAGCGCCCTCATGCTGCCGCTGGCGTAGACATCCCCGAAGATCAACTGCGAGTCCGTGAGGCGCGTCCGAGAACGCGCGAGCAGTAGCATGGTGTTCACCGCCACCGGCCCGCCCATGAACACCCGGTCGGGCCGATCGCGCAGTTCCTTGATCTTCGGCAAGGCGGTGGCCAGGCGCACGCCCGTGGGGCGGTTGATGATGACGCCCATCGACCCCCGCTCACTGTAGCTGAGTAGCAGTATCACCGCCTCGGCGAAGTTGGGATCGCGCAGGCTGCGTTTGGCGATGAGAAACCGGCCCGTCGCGGGCTTGGTCGGCGAGAGCGCCTCACCCTGCCGAGCCGCGACAGCATCAGGTGCCCGCAGGCAACGATCCGACCGGCCAGGACACAGCCCCGTCGGCCCGGGAGTGCACAGCGAGCTGAGCAGAACACACAGTAGCGGAACGGTCATATCAACGTCAGACTCCGGTCCGATCTCGTCGATCGGTACGCTGCCGTCCTCAGCGGCGTTGGAGGTTCGGTTTGCGCTTCTCCTTGAAGGCGCGCGGACATGCGTGCAGTGACGTCGATTCCCGGATCCGTGTTCCCGCCGGCCCCGGTAAGGATGATGCAACGGACGTCATCCTTCGTCGACGCCTCGACGAAGGCGTCGTACA encodes:
- a CDS encoding YqgE/AlgH family protein, with protein sequence MTVPLLCVLLSSLCTPGPTGLCPGRSDRCLRAPDAVAARQGEALSPTKPATGRFLIAKRSLRDPNFAEAVILLLSYSERGSMGVIINRPTGVRLATALPKIKELRDRPDRVFMGGPVAVNTMLLLARSRTRLTDSQLIFGDVYASGSMRALREVVGQAGKTERLRAYVGYAGWGPGQLDQEIGRGDWLVAPADAAAIFDTTPSDVWRKLLDRFSVEWARGQDEQRVALSIH
- a CDS encoding enoyl-CoA hydratase-related protein; protein product: MPDAIVEREGHVLVVTLNRPERMNAPSGAMLVRMYDAFVEASTKDDVRCIILTGAGGNTDPGIDVTARMSARLQGEAQTEPPTPLRTAAYRSTRSDRSLTLI